Proteins encoded together in one Triticum dicoccoides isolate Atlit2015 ecotype Zavitan chromosome 7B, WEW_v2.0, whole genome shotgun sequence window:
- the LOC119340219 gene encoding transcription factor RAX2-like translates to MGRAPCCDKGSVKKGPWSPEEDRKLKDYIHTHGTGGNWIALPTKAGLKRCGKSCRLRWLNYLRPNIKHGDFSDEEDRVICALFAAIGSRWSIIAAQLPGRTDNDVKNYWNTKLKKKQLHLLIAASAHGQQYGSRPPAPPFTLEHHHTSSTSAASLGQLLMFGVGGGDHHHQQQQQQYMSSCSSVDISNNASAAAALGLQESFMFGGLEFQQQEEDANNLLSPAAAASGSDTMTYEHHAMISPSGFFFYGDGAGAAATQEGTRFLY, encoded by the exons ATGGGTCGAGCTCCGTGCTGTGACAAGGGCAGCGTGAAGAAGGGGCCATGGTCGCCCGAGGAGGACAGGAAGCTCAAGGACTACATTCACACCCATGGCACCGGCGGCAACTGGATCGCGCTCCCCACCAAAGCCG GTCTGAAGAGGTGCGGGAAGAGCTGCCGCCTGCGTTGGCTCAACTACCTGCGGCCGAACATCAAGCATGGCGACTTCTCCGACGAGGAGGACAGGGTTATCTGCGCCCTCTTCGCCGCCATCGGCAGCAGGTGGTCCATCATCGCCGCGCAGCTCCCCGGCAGGACCGACAACGACGTCAAGAACTACTGGAACACCAAgctcaagaagaagcagctgcaccTGCTCATCGCCGCCTCCGCCCATGGCCAGCAGTACGGCTCCAGGCCACCGGCACCACCATTCACCCTTGAGCACCACCACACTAGCTCTACTTCTGCTGCATCTCTGGGCCAGCTCCTCATGTTTGGTGTCGGAggaggcgaccaccaccaccagcagcagcagcagcagtacatGTCGTCATGCTCCTCGGTCGACATCTCCAACAACGCCAGCGCTGCTGCTGCTCTTGGCCTGCAGGAGAGCTTCATGTTTGGTGGCTTGGAGTTTcagcagcaggaggaggacgccAACAACCTGCtgtcaccagcagcagcagcatctgggAGTGACACCATGACCTATGAGCATCATGCGATGATTTCGCCGAGCGGCTTCTTCTTCTACGGCGACGGTGCCGGTGCTGCAGCGACCCAGGAAGGGACTAGGTTCCTTTATTAG